One part of the Actinomycetota bacterium genome encodes these proteins:
- a CDS encoding aminodeoxychorismate/anthranilate synthase component II, which yields MGPRVLVIDNYDSFVYNLVQYLGELGAEPDVHRHDELTVEEIAAAAPDAVLISPGPGRPEDAGVSNAVIEHLAGRFPILGVCLGHQCIGQVYGGDVVRAPEIVHGKTSLVHHRGQGVLAGLPQPFEATRYHSLVVDRATLPPVLEVTAETEDGVIMALRHRDLPVEGVQFHPESVLTPAGKQLLTNFLDLTRP from the coding sequence ATGGGCCCCCGGGTGCTGGTCATCGACAACTACGACTCGTTCGTCTACAACCTCGTGCAATACCTGGGTGAGCTCGGGGCCGAGCCCGATGTCCACCGCCACGACGAGCTCACGGTCGAGGAAATAGCGGCCGCCGCTCCCGACGCCGTGCTCATCTCCCCCGGCCCAGGCCGCCCCGAGGACGCGGGCGTCTCGAACGCCGTGATCGAGCACCTGGCCGGGCGGTTCCCTATCCTCGGGGTCTGCCTGGGCCACCAGTGCATCGGCCAGGTCTACGGGGGTGACGTCGTGCGGGCGCCCGAGATCGTCCATGGCAAGACCTCGCTCGTCCACCACCGCGGCCAAGGCGTCCTGGCCGGCCTGCCCCAGCCCTTCGAGGCCACCCGCTACCACTCACTGGTCGTCGACCGGGCCACCCTGCCACCCGTCCTGGAGGTGACGGCCGAGACCGAGGACGGGGTGATCATGGCCCTGCGCCACCGGGACCTGCCGGTCGAGGGTGTGCAGTTCCACCCCGAATCGGTCCTTACCCCCGCCGGTAAGCAGCTGCTTACCAATTTCCTCGACCTCACCCGACCCTGA
- a CDS encoding cell division protein CrgA, protein MAKGKSRNTRPAAKARPAKTAGRHVGETDVARPARPSAKDAAARAVAKGSSKDAPEPGTKGPGEDAEASTGAGTSAGGPSDTDRVGAKKPGPRPRPGPTKRTTPPASSRYTPPVPRAEKVSPIWVPIVMFSCLIVGMLIIILNYVNVLPGSDPSNVYLMVGLGLITVGFITATKFH, encoded by the coding sequence ATGGCCAAGGGGAAGAGCAGGAACACGCGCCCGGCCGCCAAGGCGCGGCCGGCCAAGACCGCGGGCCGCCACGTGGGCGAGACCGACGTGGCCCGCCCCGCCCGCCCGTCGGCCAAAGATGCGGCCGCCAGGGCCGTGGCCAAGGGCTCGTCGAAGGATGCTCCCGAGCCCGGCACCAAAGGACCAGGCGAGGACGCGGAGGCCAGTACGGGGGCCGGGACGAGCGCCGGTGGCCCGTCTGACACCGACCGCGTGGGGGCCAAGAAGCCCGGGCCTCGGCCTCGGCCCGGGCCCACCAAGAGGACTACTCCCCCGGCCAGTTCCCGCTACACGCCCCCTGTCCCCAGGGCCGAGAAGGTCAGCCCCATCTGGGTGCCGATCGTCATGTTCTCCTGCCTGATCGTGGGCATGCTGATCATCATCCTCAACTACGTGAACGTGCTGCCCGGGTCCGACCCCAGCAACGTCTACCTCATGGTCGGGCTGGGTCTGATCACAGTCGGGTTCATAACCGCCACCAAGTTCCACTGA
- a CDS encoding thiolase family protein translates to MTTAVIVDAVRTAIGKRNGRLRDWHPVDLASEPLKALVERNHLGPACVDEVIMGCLTQAGEQALNIGRSAALAAGFPESVPAVTVDRQCGSSQQALHFAAQGVMAGVYDVVIAAGVESMTRVPMGSSIVHGPGKPFGPRVNERYLRDGGLVPQGISAEMIAEQWGLSREELDAYSLESHRRAVQAASEGRFRSEIVPVVVEGQRRKERFEVDEGPRPGTSAEALASLKPSFRPDGVVTAGNSSQLSDGAAAVLVTSEARAAELGLVARARFVAFATAGVSPVLMLTGPAPATTKVLERAGLGLDDIDLFEVSEAFAPVVLAWAHDTGADLSKVNVNGGAIALGHPLGASGARTLATLVNELERSEARYGLQVMCEGGGMASALVVERIETLERTGPR, encoded by the coding sequence ATGACAACCGCCGTCATCGTGGACGCCGTCCGCACCGCCATCGGGAAGCGCAACGGCCGCTTGCGCGACTGGCACCCCGTCGACCTCGCCTCCGAGCCCCTCAAGGCTCTGGTCGAGCGCAACCACCTGGGCCCGGCGTGCGTGGACGAGGTGATCATGGGCTGTCTGACCCAGGCGGGCGAGCAGGCCCTCAACATCGGACGCAGCGCCGCGCTGGCCGCCGGCTTCCCCGAGTCGGTCCCCGCTGTGACCGTCGACCGCCAGTGCGGGTCGTCCCAGCAGGCCCTCCACTTTGCGGCCCAGGGGGTGATGGCCGGCGTCTACGACGTGGTCATCGCCGCGGGTGTGGAGTCGATGACCCGGGTGCCCATGGGGTCGTCGATCGTGCACGGCCCGGGCAAGCCGTTCGGTCCCCGGGTCAACGAGCGCTACCTCCGCGACGGTGGCCTCGTGCCCCAGGGCATCTCTGCCGAGATGATCGCCGAGCAGTGGGGCTTGTCTCGCGAGGAGCTCGACGCCTACAGCCTCGAGAGCCACCGCCGGGCCGTGCAGGCCGCGTCCGAGGGCCGGTTCAGGTCGGAGATCGTGCCCGTCGTGGTCGAGGGGCAGCGCCGCAAGGAACGGTTCGAGGTCGACGAGGGCCCCCGGCCGGGCACCAGCGCCGAGGCCCTGGCCTCGCTGAAGCCCTCGTTCCGCCCGGACGGGGTCGTGACCGCCGGCAACTCGTCCCAGCTGAGCGACGGGGCGGCCGCCGTCCTGGTGACGAGCGAGGCCCGGGCGGCCGAGCTCGGCCTCGTGGCGCGCGCCCGGTTCGTGGCCTTCGCCACCGCGGGCGTGAGCCCCGTCCTCATGCTCACCGGCCCGGCCCCGGCCACCACCAAGGTCTTGGAGCGGGCCGGCCTCGGTCTCGATGACATCGACCTGTTCGAGGTGAGCGAGGCCTTCGCCCCCGTGGTACTGGCCTGGGCACACGACACTGGGGCCGACCTCAGCAAGGTCAACGTGAACGGCGGTGCCATCGCCCTCGGCCATCCCCTGGGGGCGTCGGGTGCCCGCACCCTGGCCACCCTGGTCAACGAGCTGGAGCGCAGCGAGGCCCGTTACGGGCTCCAGGTCATGTGCGAGGGTGGCGGGATGGCCAGCGCCCTGGTCGTCGAAAGGATCGAAACGCTCGAAAGGACCGGCCCGCGGTGA
- a CDS encoding aminoglycoside phosphotransferase family protein, with protein MSKRRSAASARSAEREGHQPPSREPGDVESIAERFEGLGRVVQTERAPYGHIHQTWFAIGSTGACAVVQRLNDRVFPDCELVAANVARVSAHLVVRAESASPPRQALRVLRTREGEVLVFDGQGGTWRAFAAVRGATCHPVVPSPEVAFEVGRTLGRFAVDLADLPGPALVEPIGGFKDFEGRRRELDRAVEEDAFGRVALCAREIEAVRARHRLAEAVERARHEGLLPTRTVHNDAKAANVLVDSATGEGVCVIDLDTVAPGTVLFDIGDLLRSATVTVAEDTTDLPSLAVCDNHLVAALRGYLSEAGRLLTTTEKEMVPLAGPLMAYENAMRFLTDHLDGDRYFGADRPRHNLDRARAQLRVLDALAGARSRVAELVARG; from the coding sequence GTGTCCAAACGCAGGTCGGCCGCCTCGGCGCGCAGCGCCGAACGCGAAGGACACCAGCCTCCTAGTAGGGAGCCGGGCGACGTCGAGTCGATCGCCGAACGCTTCGAGGGCCTCGGCCGGGTGGTCCAGACCGAACGAGCCCCCTACGGGCATATCCACCAAACATGGTTCGCCATCGGCTCGACCGGGGCCTGCGCGGTGGTCCAGCGGCTCAACGACCGGGTGTTCCCCGACTGCGAGCTGGTGGCGGCCAACGTGGCCCGGGTGTCGGCCCACCTCGTCGTCCGGGCGGAGTCGGCGTCGCCCCCTCGGCAGGCCCTGCGGGTGCTGCGTACCCGGGAAGGCGAGGTCCTGGTCTTCGACGGCCAGGGGGGGACATGGAGGGCTTTCGCCGCGGTCAGGGGTGCCACCTGCCATCCCGTAGTCCCGAGCCCCGAGGTGGCCTTCGAGGTCGGCCGTACTCTCGGCCGCTTCGCCGTGGACCTCGCCGACCTTCCGGGCCCGGCCCTGGTCGAACCCATCGGGGGGTTCAAGGACTTCGAGGGCCGCCGCCGGGAACTGGACAGAGCGGTGGAGGAGGACGCCTTCGGGCGGGTGGCGTTGTGCGCCCGGGAGATCGAGGCCGTGCGGGCCCGTCACCGCCTGGCCGAAGCCGTGGAGAGGGCGCGCCACGAAGGGCTCTTACCCACCCGGACGGTCCACAATGACGCCAAGGCGGCCAACGTGCTCGTCGACAGTGCGACCGGGGAGGGGGTATGTGTCATCGACCTCGACACGGTGGCCCCCGGGACCGTCCTGTTCGATATCGGGGACCTCCTCCGATCGGCGACCGTGACAGTCGCCGAGGACACTACCGACCTACCCTCCCTGGCCGTGTGCGACAACCACCTGGTGGCCGCCCTGCGCGGCTACCTCTCGGAGGCGGGCCGGCTGCTGACCACGACCGAGAAGGAGATGGTCCCGCTGGCCGGCCCGCTCATGGCCTACGAGAACGCCATGCGGTTCCTCACCGACCACCTCGACGGGGACCGCTACTTCGGGGCCGACCGTCCCCGTCACAACCTCGACCGGGCACGGGCCCAGCTCCGGGTCCTCGACGCCCTGGCCGGTGCCCGCTCCCGCGTCGCCGAACTGGTCGCCCGTGGCTGA
- a CDS encoding glycoside hydrolase family 3 N-terminal domain-containing protein, whose protein sequence is MTGGRRARVAAVLMAAMAVAALGTRGTGDRTAGAGWPGPSFAPPTTVATLVAAGRGERMSAPVEVVICTPASLAERAARTLVVGLPETTGPDDPLVAEVTDVGVGGVLLTHANVESTDQVRSLVSALRERSRRPLVVSADEEPGRVKTFGAITGPEPSARRMAAEGTPDDVRDAARASAQLLDDLGVDVNLAPVADLDAGPWDGVIGDRSYSDDPETAATYALAYARGMVDGGVVPVVKHFPGHGRTDEDDHFTAPTVDTPLEDLVGTDLRPFSRLVGAGAPVVMMGHVAFDAIEPGVPASLSQPAYRLLRDLGFAGVAITDSIGMGAVNLRWDYGRATVKAIAAGADGVLGTDGWSARWMRDALVEAVETGELPEARLDEAAARMAALAGDDPRSLTCAPAALPALE, encoded by the coding sequence GTGACCGGCGGGCGGCGCGCCAGGGTGGCCGCCGTCCTCATGGCGGCCATGGCCGTGGCCGCCCTGGGGACCAGGGGTACCGGGGACCGGACTGCCGGGGCGGGCTGGCCCGGGCCGTCCTTCGCCCCCCCGACGACGGTGGCCACCCTGGTCGCAGCGGGACGGGGCGAGCGGATGTCGGCGCCCGTCGAGGTCGTGATCTGCACCCCCGCCTCCTTGGCCGAACGGGCGGCCCGCACCCTGGTCGTCGGCCTGCCCGAGACGACCGGGCCCGACGACCCCCTCGTGGCCGAGGTGACCGACGTGGGGGTCGGAGGCGTCCTGCTCACCCATGCCAACGTGGAGAGCACCGACCAGGTCCGCTCCCTGGTATCGGCCCTGCGGGAGCGTTCGCGCCGGCCCTTGGTCGTGTCGGCCGACGAGGAGCCCGGCCGGGTCAAGACGTTCGGGGCCATCACCGGTCCCGAGCCGTCGGCTCGTCGCATGGCGGCCGAGGGCACGCCCGACGACGTGCGGGACGCGGCCCGTGCCAGTGCCCAGCTCCTCGACGACCTGGGCGTGGACGTGAACCTGGCCCCGGTGGCCGACCTCGACGCCGGGCCGTGGGACGGCGTCATAGGCGACCGGTCCTACTCCGACGACCCCGAGACGGCCGCCACCTACGCCCTCGCCTACGCCCGGGGGATGGTCGACGGCGGGGTCGTGCCCGTGGTCAAGCACTTCCCGGGGCACGGTCGCACAGACGAGGACGACCACTTCACGGCGCCCACCGTCGACACTCCGCTCGAGGACCTGGTGGGCACAGACCTGCGGCCCTTCAGCCGCCTCGTCGGCGCCGGTGCCCCTGTGGTCATGATGGGCCACGTGGCCTTCGACGCCATCGAACCGGGCGTGCCTGCCAGCCTCTCCCAGCCGGCCTACCGGCTCCTGCGGGACCTGGGGTTCGCCGGGGTGGCCATTACCGACTCGATCGGGATGGGGGCCGTCAACTTGCGCTGGGACTACGGCCGGGCCACCGTCAAGGCGATTGCGGCAGGTGCCGACGGAGTCCTCGGCACCGACGGGTGGTCGGCTCGCTGGATGCGCGACGCACTGGTGGAAGCCGTCGAGACGGGCGAACTGCCCGAGGCCCGCCTCGACGAGGCCGCGGCCCGCATGGCCGCCCTCGCCGGCGACGACCCGCGTTCGTTGACCTGCGCGCCGGCGGCCCTGCCGGCCCTTGAATAG